The window CCGACCCGTGACGCGGATCGCGATCGGCAATTCGGCGTAATAGTCCTTGACCGCCACCTGCCCAGGCCGGAAAAGCTCGAACTGCAAACCACGGCCCAGACCGGCCTGATTGATGTCCGACAGCAGCGCATCCATCTCGGCCTTGCCCGGCAACTGCTTCTCCAGTTGCGTGACGTACTCCTGAACCTGGATCTTCTGCTTGCGCAGTTCGCCGAGGTTCACTGCCTGGGCCAGCTTGGCGCGGTAGTCCTGCCGCAGACCTGGTTCGCGGTCGCGCTCGGCCTGCAACTCGTCGGCCGTCGCCGACAGCAGAACGAACCAGGCCACCACCACCAACGCGGCCGCCACGGCCACGAAGGTCACCAACTTGGGCAGCCACGGCCACTGCCCGGGCTCATTGGTATTCAGCCCACGGAACTGCCCGGAAAGATCTTGCAGGACGGAGTTCAGATCGAGTGCGGGGTTCTTTTTCGTTGCCATCTGAGCGTCCTCAGGAACGGGGCACCGACGCGGCCGCCGCTGGAACCGAGGCCCCCGCAGCGCCGGGGACCGCCGATTTGTCCGGCGTCTCCACTTGAGGACGCTTGAGACCGACCTTCACCACGAAATCAAACAATCGCTTCTGCTCGCGGTTGGGCGTCGTCAGGCTGGCCGCCTTGATCTCCACCAACTCCGGCTTCTCGAGCCAAGTCGAGTTGTAGGCAGTGTTGCGCAGAAACTCGGAGACGCGTTCGTTCGTCTGCGCAATGCCGTTGATTGCCACCACCTGACCATCCTGCTTGATCGTGGTCAGGTACACGCCTTCGGGCGTCTGCTTGACGAGTTCGTTCAGAAGGTACACAGGGATGTTGCGATCCGTCTGCAGATCTTCGACGGCCTTCTGACGC is drawn from Methylibium petroleiphilum PM1 and contains these coding sequences:
- a CDS encoding type 4a pilus biogenesis protein PilO; this encodes MATKKNPALDLNSVLQDLSGQFRGLNTNEPGQWPWLPKLVTFVAVAAALVVVAWFVLLSATADELQAERDREPGLRQDYRAKLAQAVNLGELRKQKIQVQEYVTQLEKQLPGKAEMDALLSDINQAGLGRGLQFELFRPGQVAVKDYYAELPIAIRVTGRYHDIGSFAADVANLSRIVTLHNLNISGVGPGGAQNAASAGTGNLSMDALARTYRYLDPSEVETQRKAREASQKAAAGANK
- a CDS encoding PilN domain-containing protein, giving the protein MILINLLPHREERRQRRKKAFFVGLGVAAAAGIAIAALWYLVLQQMISTQQERNAYLTAEIKKLEEQIKDIATLKAEIDSLKARQKAVEDLQTDRNIPVYLLNELVKQTPEGVYLTTIKQDGQVVAINGIAQTNERVSEFLRNTAYNSTWLEKPELVEIKAASLTTPNREQKRLFDFVVKVGLKRPQVETPDKSAVPGAAGASVPAAAASVPRS